Proteins encoded together in one Impatiens glandulifera chromosome 1, dImpGla2.1, whole genome shotgun sequence window:
- the LOC124921565 gene encoding uncharacterized protein LOC124921565, which translates to MRNFDIQSDSWSRSDFAEENHVLEVKSSDETDDDRCADYLEKMDIKSIGALSPEALNYIQNLESELSLSKKELDEKKQENAQIESCMRENNNDLLEYLRSLESDMVTELSQPSSSEVEDIIRKLVQNILRQFYKEASLRNAAETEELHNSITASSRDYLAKLLFWSAHFFWEI; encoded by the exons ATGAGGAATTTTGATATACAGTCAGACAGTTGGAGTAGATCAGATTTTGCAGAGGAGAATCATGTTCTGGAAGTGAAGAGTAGTGATGAGACAGACGATGATCGGTGTGCAGATTATTTGGAGAAGATGGATATCAAAAGCATTGGGGCTTTGTCTCCTGAAGCTCTGAACTATATTCAGAACCTAGAATCCGAACTATCTTTGTCTAAGAAG GAACTGGATGAGAAgaagcaagaaaatgcacaaataGAAAGTTGTATGAGAGAAAATAACAATGACCTATTGGAGTATTTGAGGTCCTTGGAATCTGATATG GTAACTGAACTATCACAGCCATCTTCATCAGAAGTTGAGGATATTATTCGAAAActtgttcaaaatattttacGCCAATTCTATAAAGAAGCTTCATTAAGGAATGCGGCCGAGACTGAAGAGCTACACAACAGTATAACCGCTTCTTCACGTGATTACCTAGCAAAGCTTCTATTCTGGTCAGCCCATTTTTTCTGGGAAATTTGA